A DNA window from Luteolibacter luteus contains the following coding sequences:
- a CDS encoding exosortase system-associated protein, TIGR04073 family → MKKLAVLATAMLALGGVASADIQAPPGSTYTATRKLGRGLGNILYGFMEIPEQIVRKTDDHGRKAGWSYGAVDGTSRALKRLGYGFYEVFTFTCPTYRGTFKQPYERCGEDNRIEMNPSDGLSEFPPELGFEGYFYHTRSQGW, encoded by the coding sequence ATGAAAAAACTCGCCGTTCTCGCTACTGCCATGCTCGCCCTCGGCGGCGTTGCTTCCGCTGACATCCAAGCTCCTCCGGGATCCACCTACACGGCGACCCGCAAGCTCGGCCGCGGTCTTGGCAACATCCTCTACGGATTCATGGAAATCCCTGAGCAGATCGTCCGCAAGACCGACGACCACGGCCGCAAGGCAGGCTGGTCCTACGGTGCAGTCGACGGCACCAGCCGCGCTCTGAAGCGCCTCGGCTATGGCTTCTACGAAGTCTTCACCTTCACCTGCCCGACCTACCGCGGCACCTTCAAGCAGCCGTACGAGCGCTGCGGCGAAGACAACCGCATCGAAATGAACCCGTCCGACGGTCTCTCCGAGTTCCCGCCGGAACTGGGCTTCGAGGGCTACTTCTACCACACCCGCTCGCAGGGTTGGTGA
- the serA gene encoding phosphoglycerate dehydrogenase has protein sequence MATYRVLVSDPISEKGVEALAAAPEISVDVKTGLKPEELLKIIGDYHGLVVRSETKVTAEVLAAATNLKAIGRAGVGVDNIDRKASTDHGVIVMNTPTGNTISTAEHAFTLMLSAARNVAPAHAEVLKGNFKAARKAYQGIELNTKRLAILGMGRIGTEFAKRAQAFNMTVVAYDPFLTQARADELKVELAKTPDEALKGADVVTLHVPLTPDTNHILNTERLALMNKGALVVNCARGGLIDEVALKAAIDSGHIAGCALDVFEVEPPPNDHPLFELNKHVVLTPHLGASTNEAQENVGIQVAEQLRDFFVTGEIKNAINMPSLDAATRAAIGPYLDLAGALGKLLAKLGPENPDSLRVSYHGELAKKDTGLVSRTALTALLEASRPDGQVNIVNAPAIATQLGLDLTESTINAKTEFSELVVAELRKGEDRYRVAGTIIGRSPRIVEIDRLYVDCAIKGRFLFVENDDRPGMVGVVGTALGDASVNIANMDLARTADRTRALTVIEVDSEPPTSLLEKLRSTPGILRVLTLDL, from the coding sequence ATGGCCACTTATCGCGTGCTCGTTTCGGATCCGATTTCGGAGAAAGGCGTCGAAGCCCTCGCTGCCGCTCCGGAAATCTCCGTGGATGTAAAGACCGGCCTCAAGCCGGAAGAACTGCTGAAGATCATCGGCGACTACCACGGCCTTGTCGTCCGATCCGAAACCAAGGTGACCGCTGAGGTGCTTGCCGCAGCTACCAACCTGAAGGCCATCGGTCGTGCCGGCGTGGGTGTGGACAACATCGACCGCAAGGCATCCACCGATCACGGCGTGATCGTGATGAACACCCCTACGGGTAACACCATCTCCACCGCCGAGCACGCCTTCACCCTCATGCTTTCTGCAGCCCGGAACGTGGCACCCGCCCACGCCGAGGTCCTGAAGGGGAACTTCAAGGCTGCGCGCAAGGCTTACCAAGGCATCGAGCTCAATACCAAGCGCCTCGCCATCCTTGGCATGGGCCGCATCGGCACCGAGTTCGCCAAGCGAGCCCAAGCCTTCAACATGACGGTGGTCGCTTACGACCCCTTCCTGACCCAGGCCCGCGCCGATGAACTGAAGGTCGAGCTCGCCAAGACCCCGGACGAAGCGCTGAAGGGTGCCGATGTGGTGACGCTGCACGTGCCGCTGACCCCGGACACCAATCACATCCTGAACACCGAGCGCCTCGCGCTGATGAACAAGGGTGCGCTGGTCGTGAACTGCGCCCGTGGCGGTCTGATCGATGAGGTGGCCCTGAAGGCAGCGATCGACTCCGGCCACATCGCCGGCTGCGCGCTGGACGTCTTCGAAGTCGAGCCGCCCCCGAATGACCACCCGCTTTTCGAGCTGAACAAGCACGTGGTCCTGACCCCGCACCTCGGCGCTTCCACCAATGAAGCCCAGGAAAACGTGGGCATTCAGGTAGCCGAGCAGCTTCGCGATTTCTTCGTCACCGGAGAGATCAAGAACGCCATCAACATGCCTTCTCTCGATGCGGCAACCCGCGCCGCCATCGGCCCCTACCTGGACCTCGCCGGCGCACTCGGCAAGCTCCTCGCCAAGCTGGGCCCGGAGAATCCGGACTCGCTGCGCGTCTCCTACCACGGCGAGCTCGCAAAGAAGGACACCGGCCTCGTTTCCCGCACCGCTCTCACCGCGCTGCTCGAAGCCTCCCGTCCGGATGGCCAGGTGAACATCGTCAACGCCCCGGCGATCGCTACCCAGCTCGGCTTGGACCTCACGGAGTCCACCATCAACGCGAAGACCGAATTCAGCGAACTGGTGGTCGCCGAGCTGCGGAAGGGCGAGGACCGCTACCGCGTCGCCGGCACGATCATCGGCCGCTCCCCACGGATCGTGGAGATCGATCGCCTCTATGTGGACTGCGCCATCAAGGGCCGCTTCCTCTTCGTGGAGAACGATGACCGTCCGGGCATGGTTGGCGTCGTCGGCACCGCCCTTGGCGATGCCAGCGTGAACATCGCGAACATGGACCTCGCCCGCACCGCGGACCGCACCCGCGCGCTCACGGTGATCGAAGTGGATTCCGAGCCACCCACGTCCCTGCTTGAGAAGCTTCGCAGCACCCCGGGCATTCTCCGTGTGCTGACGCTGGACCTGTAA
- the ilvD gene encoding dihydroxy-acid dehydratase: MSSDPSRPYSSLMLDGPDRAPSRAMLYAVGFKKEDFAKPHIGIASTWSQVTPCNVHIDRLAKESAKGADAAGGKAVIFNTITISDGISMGTEGMKYSLVSREVIADSIETVVGCEGMDGFVAIGGCDKNMPACVIAMARMNRPSVFVYGGTILPGCATIKGEKKDLDIVSVFEAVGKHAAGEYSDEELETVESCAIPGEGSCGGMYTANTMASAIEALGMSLPNSSAQAAVSDDKMRDCFDAGAAVLNMIQKGIKPRDIMTRKAFENAITVVIALGGSTNAVLHLLAMAHAADVPLSIDDFTEIGKRVPLLADLKPSGKYSMAALVQIGGTVPLLRILLEAGLLHGDCLTVTGKTLAENLKNSPLQYPADQQIIRPLDNPIKKDSHLRILYGNLAPGGAVAKITGKEGELFTGPARVFDSEDEAMKAILDGKIVDGDVIVIRREGPKGGPGMREMLGPTSAIMGRGLGKTVALITDGRFSGGSHGFVVGHITPEAHEGGPIGLLVEGDTITIDAKNNIISVDLDDAALKARRENWTPPTPRYTRGVLAKYAKLTTSASEGAVTDKYL, translated from the coding sequence ATGTCCTCCGACCCAAGCAGACCGTATTCCTCGCTCATGCTCGACGGCCCTGACCGCGCGCCATCCCGCGCGATGCTCTACGCTGTCGGCTTCAAGAAGGAAGACTTCGCCAAACCCCACATCGGCATCGCGTCCACCTGGTCCCAGGTCACGCCCTGCAACGTCCACATCGACCGCTTGGCGAAGGAATCCGCCAAGGGTGCGGACGCAGCCGGTGGCAAGGCTGTCATTTTCAACACCATCACCATTTCCGACGGCATCTCGATGGGCACGGAGGGGATGAAGTATTCCCTGGTCTCGCGCGAAGTCATCGCGGACTCGATCGAAACCGTGGTCGGCTGCGAAGGCATGGACGGCTTCGTGGCGATCGGTGGCTGTGACAAGAACATGCCCGCCTGCGTGATCGCCATGGCGCGCATGAATCGCCCCTCGGTCTTCGTTTATGGCGGCACCATCCTGCCCGGATGTGCGACCATCAAGGGCGAGAAGAAGGATCTGGATATCGTTTCGGTCTTCGAAGCCGTGGGCAAGCACGCCGCCGGTGAGTATTCCGACGAAGAGTTGGAAACGGTGGAATCCTGCGCGATTCCCGGTGAGGGCTCCTGCGGTGGCATGTATACGGCGAACACGATGGCGTCCGCAATCGAGGCCCTCGGCATGTCCCTGCCGAACTCTTCGGCACAGGCTGCCGTTTCGGACGACAAGATGCGCGACTGCTTCGACGCCGGCGCGGCGGTGCTGAACATGATCCAGAAGGGCATCAAGCCCCGCGATATCATGACCCGGAAGGCTTTCGAGAATGCCATCACGGTGGTGATCGCGCTCGGTGGCTCGACGAATGCCGTGCTGCACCTGCTGGCCATGGCTCATGCCGCGGATGTGCCGCTTTCGATCGATGACTTCACGGAGATCGGCAAGCGCGTCCCGCTGCTGGCTGACCTGAAGCCATCCGGCAAATACTCGATGGCCGCGCTGGTGCAGATCGGTGGCACGGTGCCGCTGCTGCGCATCCTGCTGGAAGCCGGCCTGCTCCACGGCGATTGCCTCACCGTCACGGGCAAGACGCTTGCGGAGAACCTCAAGAACTCACCGCTCCAGTATCCGGCCGACCAGCAGATCATCCGCCCGCTGGACAATCCGATCAAGAAGGACAGCCACCTGCGCATCCTCTACGGCAACCTCGCACCCGGCGGTGCCGTGGCGAAGATCACCGGCAAGGAAGGCGAACTCTTCACGGGTCCTGCCCGTGTGTTCGACTCCGAGGACGAGGCGATGAAGGCGATCCTCGATGGCAAGATCGTCGATGGCGATGTCATCGTGATCCGCCGCGAAGGACCGAAGGGCGGCCCCGGCATGCGGGAGATGCTTGGACCTACCAGTGCCATCATGGGCCGCGGGCTTGGCAAGACAGTCGCGCTCATCACCGATGGCCGTTTCTCCGGCGGTAGCCACGGTTTCGTGGTCGGCCACATCACTCCGGAAGCCCACGAAGGTGGCCCGATCGGCCTGCTCGTGGAAGGCGACACCATCACCATCGACGCGAAGAACAACATCATCTCTGTCGATCTCGATGACGCGGCCCTCAAGGCTCGCCGTGAGAATTGGACCCCGCCGACCCCGCGCTACACCCGCGGCGTTTTGGCGAAGTATGCCAAGCTCACGACCAGCGCCAGTGAAGGTGCCGTGACCGACAAGTATCTCTGA
- a CDS encoding tRNA1(Val) (adenine(37)-N6)-methyltransferase — MNSFLPDQASSAQGSDAWQEERARLEAELGERITLDALTGPVGLQGREPSRDDAGGEAGWMIAQRKRGHRHSIDDVLTAWYALQVSPPVTEHLDLGTGIGTVGLLTLWGMGEGARLTCVEAQEISYRLLQSNLDANGLRPRVDCSHGDLRDLCLDRKFPLITGSPPYFPTSAGVVPQDSQKAHARFELRGDVSDYAKAAVKHLAPGGWFVLCFPTPQKQRALDGIAAAGLKSVKIRDVIPRETLEPLFTLFACRHADDVTSEMEIEEPLTVRERSGRLTAAMAAVRRCFGFRDGEAHGGHAPVSA; from the coding sequence ATGAACTCCTTTCTTCCTGACCAAGCGTCCTCCGCCCAAGGCAGTGACGCTTGGCAGGAAGAGCGGGCTCGCCTTGAAGCGGAGCTCGGCGAACGTATCACGCTTGATGCCCTGACGGGACCGGTCGGGTTGCAGGGGCGCGAACCGAGCCGCGATGATGCGGGTGGCGAGGCGGGCTGGATGATTGCGCAGCGGAAGCGCGGGCACCGCCACTCGATTGATGACGTGCTCACGGCGTGGTATGCCCTGCAGGTATCGCCTCCGGTCACGGAGCACCTCGATCTCGGTACGGGCATCGGCACGGTGGGGTTGCTCACCTTGTGGGGCATGGGTGAGGGGGCACGGCTCACCTGTGTGGAAGCTCAGGAGATCAGCTATCGCCTGCTCCAATCGAATCTCGATGCGAACGGCCTGCGCCCGCGGGTCGATTGTTCGCATGGCGACCTCCGGGATCTATGCCTGGATCGGAAGTTCCCGCTGATCACAGGAAGCCCGCCGTATTTCCCGACGAGCGCGGGAGTGGTGCCGCAGGATTCGCAGAAGGCTCATGCCCGCTTCGAGTTGCGCGGTGATGTCTCGGATTATGCGAAGGCTGCGGTGAAGCATCTCGCGCCGGGCGGATGGTTCGTGCTCTGTTTTCCGACACCACAGAAGCAGCGTGCCTTGGATGGGATCGCGGCGGCAGGGCTGAAGTCGGTGAAGATCCGCGATGTGATCCCGCGCGAGACTTTGGAGCCTTTGTTCACCCTCTTTGCCTGTCGTCATGCGGATGATGTGACGTCGGAGATGGAGATCGAGGAACCACTGACGGTTCGCGAGCGAAGCGGCCGGCTGACAGCGGCGATGGCGGCAGTGAGGCGGTGCTTCGGCTTCCGGGATGGCGAGGCGCATGGAGGACACGCGCCGGTGAGTGCTTGA
- a CDS encoding zinc ribbon domain-containing protein YjdM: protein MSKACPMCEMEDVLEHADHYECSTCGHEWPKEEVEESGERIVKDAYGNVLADGDIVAMIKDLKLKGSSQVLKIGTKSSAIRLVDGDHEIACKMDGIAIGLKACFVKKVS from the coding sequence ATGAGCAAGGCCTGCCCGATGTGTGAGATGGAAGATGTGCTGGAGCACGCGGATCACTACGAGTGCTCCACCTGCGGTCATGAATGGCCGAAAGAGGAAGTTGAAGAGTCCGGTGAGCGCATCGTGAAGGATGCCTACGGCAATGTGCTCGCGGATGGCGACATCGTGGCGATGATCAAGGATCTCAAGCTGAAGGGCTCATCCCAAGTGCTGAAGATAGGCACGAAGTCCTCTGCGATCCGCTTGGTCGATGGCGACCACGAGATTGCCTGCAAGATGGACGGCATCGCGATCGGCTTGAAGGCGTGCTTCGTGAAGAAGGTTTCGTGA
- a CDS encoding choice-of-anchor tandem repeat GloVer-containing protein — translation MKSYLSRPLSILLTAALPGAFYLAPEAHAAPTFGIVHGFELKAEQPSAKLVRHANGNLYGTTQSGGAWESGGTFFKIAPDGTITTLHHFDAFASSPGEITLGSDGNFYGVCRNGEPYESGNIFRITPDGSYTELHHFTLGADGGLPISKLVEGSDGNFYGTTGLGGANDFGTFFKVTPAGVLTTLTDWAQNSIGWSPSGNIILASDGNFYGAHRSISSGQPSTIYRVTPAGTASVVGDFSSLPGMSETMPTGLMQASDGNFYGATSGGPNYGTIFKMTPGGTVSILTTFDWANGSEPDGDLVEGPDGDLYSTTYYGGSYGGGTAFKVSKTGTHTILVHGEMGSSFAYPYSGLSLEADGSLIGTSMMGGSFQQGSAFRISTAGTLGSIASFDGFRDHAPNSRLTQDNAGNWYGSIDRALYETEAFFKFATDGSVSFFDAPDSGFAASLDYKFPFTLGVDGNLYGTDIHGGDFGYGSVFRMTPAGVREDIFSFDGTQGSDPAGLTLGSDGSFYGTTQNGGPAYSGTFFKITPGGTHTHLADWGGTNGSKPNPSLIEGIDGNFYGTTQNGGAEETGTVFKITPEGEITVLAELNNREEEGIVPSAGLMQASDGNLYGVLPYGGPDDLGTIYKLTPDGIWTTLHAFNLADGALPAGQLAEGPDGALYGVTTYGGEVREDGGTVFRITTDGEFSTVYHFDFTHGRLPVAGLTRGQDGNLYGTAPEGGLTADGKPAGGGVIYCIRFGAEVETEAATGIDDVSATLNANVNPGGYATGVSFQYGTSPTLAGANTVIADTLPAGDDAVPVAAPLSGLLPGTTYYCRVAAVNDETPVEQLGEILSFTTEEAAEIVDIAVEAGGHALSDGDFRLVGLTKVGSSVNITLTIRNTSSSAALSGISASLSGAGASHYSIQTAPASTVAGGGTTTCVVRFSPNSPGLKAAKLQISSNDPDESPFEINLGGIALPAGFPW, via the coding sequence ATGAAATCCTATCTATCCCGACCGCTATCCATCCTGCTCACCGCAGCGCTTCCCGGAGCCTTCTACCTTGCACCTGAAGCGCACGCAGCCCCCACCTTCGGGATCGTCCACGGCTTCGAGCTGAAAGCCGAACAACCCAGCGCCAAGCTCGTCCGCCATGCCAACGGCAATCTCTACGGCACCACCCAATCCGGCGGTGCCTGGGAGAGCGGCGGCACCTTCTTCAAGATCGCTCCGGATGGAACCATCACCACGCTGCACCACTTCGATGCCTTCGCATCCAGTCCTGGTGAAATCACCCTCGGCAGCGACGGCAATTTCTACGGTGTCTGCCGTAACGGCGAACCTTACGAATCCGGGAACATCTTCCGTATCACACCGGATGGAAGCTACACCGAACTGCACCACTTCACCCTCGGTGCCGACGGTGGTCTCCCTATCTCCAAGCTGGTGGAAGGAAGCGATGGCAATTTCTACGGGACCACCGGCCTCGGCGGAGCGAATGATTTCGGCACATTCTTCAAGGTGACACCGGCCGGAGTGCTTACCACCTTGACGGACTGGGCGCAGAACTCCATCGGCTGGTCGCCATCCGGAAACATTATCCTGGCCTCGGACGGGAACTTCTACGGTGCCCATCGTAGTATCTCCTCCGGCCAGCCATCCACGATCTACCGCGTGACACCGGCTGGAACCGCGAGTGTCGTGGGGGATTTCAGCAGCCTGCCCGGCATGAGCGAAACCATGCCGACCGGACTGATGCAGGCTTCTGACGGCAACTTCTACGGTGCCACCAGCGGCGGGCCGAACTACGGCACCATCTTCAAGATGACGCCTGGCGGAACCGTCAGCATCCTTACCACCTTCGATTGGGCGAATGGCTCGGAGCCCGACGGCGACCTCGTGGAAGGCCCGGATGGAGACCTCTACTCCACCACCTACTACGGCGGCAGTTACGGCGGGGGCACGGCTTTCAAGGTCAGCAAGACGGGCACCCATACGATCCTCGTGCACGGGGAAATGGGCAGCTCTTTCGCCTATCCCTACTCCGGCCTCAGCTTGGAAGCGGATGGCAGCTTGATCGGCACCAGCATGATGGGCGGCAGCTTCCAACAAGGCAGCGCCTTCCGGATCAGCACCGCCGGCACCCTCGGCTCGATCGCCAGCTTCGATGGCTTCCGCGATCACGCTCCGAACTCGAGGCTTACCCAGGACAACGCGGGAAATTGGTATGGCTCCATCGATCGCGCTCTTTATGAGACGGAAGCTTTCTTCAAGTTCGCCACGGATGGCAGCGTCTCCTTCTTCGATGCACCGGATTCGGGCTTTGCGGCCTCACTCGATTACAAGTTCCCATTCACGCTGGGCGTGGATGGTAACCTCTACGGCACCGATATCCATGGCGGTGACTTCGGTTACGGCTCCGTCTTCCGCATGACACCCGCCGGTGTCCGCGAGGACATCTTCTCCTTCGATGGCACCCAGGGCTCCGACCCCGCAGGCCTGACGCTGGGCTCCGATGGCAGCTTCTATGGCACCACCCAGAACGGCGGGCCGGCTTACTCGGGAACCTTCTTCAAGATCACCCCGGGCGGCACCCACACCCATCTCGCCGACTGGGGTGGAACCAATGGATCGAAGCCCAACCCCTCTTTGATCGAAGGGATCGACGGGAACTTCTATGGCACCACCCAAAACGGCGGCGCGGAGGAAACCGGAACCGTCTTCAAGATCACACCTGAGGGTGAGATCACGGTTCTCGCCGAACTCAACAACCGCGAGGAAGAGGGCATCGTCCCTTCCGCCGGCTTGATGCAAGCCTCCGATGGCAACCTCTATGGAGTCCTGCCTTACGGTGGACCGGACGATCTCGGCACCATCTACAAGCTGACACCGGACGGCATCTGGACCACCCTCCATGCCTTCAACCTGGCCGATGGCGCATTGCCAGCCGGTCAACTCGCCGAAGGCCCGGATGGCGCGCTCTACGGCGTCACGACCTATGGCGGCGAGGTCCGTGAAGACGGCGGCACCGTCTTCCGCATCACGACGGACGGGGAGTTCTCAACGGTCTATCACTTCGACTTCACTCACGGCCGCCTGCCCGTCGCCGGTCTTACACGAGGTCAGGATGGCAACCTCTATGGCACCGCCCCCGAAGGCGGCCTCACCGCGGACGGCAAACCCGCAGGCGGTGGCGTGATCTATTGCATCCGCTTCGGCGCAGAGGTCGAAACCGAAGCCGCCACCGGAATCGATGACGTCTCGGCGACACTGAACGCAAACGTGAATCCCGGCGGCTATGCCACCGGCGTGAGCTTCCAGTATGGCACCAGCCCGACCCTCGCCGGCGCGAACACGGTGATCGCAGACACCTTGCCCGCCGGTGACGATGCAGTGCCGGTGGCAGCCCCGCTGAGCGGCCTGCTTCCTGGAACCACCTATTACTGCCGTGTGGCAGCGGTCAATGATGAGACTCCGGTGGAACAGCTCGGCGAGATCCTGAGCTTCACCACGGAAGAGGCCGCAGAAATCGTGGACATCGCCGTGGAAGCGGGTGGACATGCCTTGTCCGACGGCGACTTCAGGCTGGTGGGCCTGACCAAAGTCGGCAGTTCCGTAAACATCACGCTCACGATCCGCAACACGAGCAGCAGCGCCGCACTGAGCGGCATCTCTGCCTCGCTGAGCGGAGCAGGTGCCTCGCACTACTCGATCCAGACTGCTCCTGCTTCCACGGTGGCAGGCGGCGGCACGACGACCTGCGTGGTGCGCTTCTCGCCAAATTCACCGGGTTTGAAGGCGGCAAAGCTCCAGATCAGCAGCAATGATCCGGACGAGAGCCCCTTCGAGATCAACCTCGGCGGCATCGCCTTGCCCGCTGGCTTCCCTTGGTAA
- a CDS encoding DoxX-like family protein, which yields MFPLRFVIAPRQRFHIALRILIGSVWVFHGLYSKLLDGIPRHRMIVAQVLGEDLAKVATYAVGTCEVLLGFWVFSHRFPRACAAVQTMAIVTMNTLEIARARELLISAPGMVALNAAFLALGWYSATRPPLQSNQPA from the coding sequence TTGTTCCCGCTTCGCTTCGTCATCGCTCCGCGCCAACGCTTCCACATCGCCCTGCGGATCCTCATCGGATCCGTGTGGGTCTTCCATGGCCTCTACAGCAAGCTGCTCGATGGCATACCGCGCCACCGTATGATCGTGGCGCAGGTCCTTGGGGAAGATCTGGCGAAGGTCGCGACTTATGCGGTCGGCACCTGCGAGGTCTTGTTAGGATTTTGGGTGTTCTCTCATCGCTTCCCTCGGGCCTGTGCCGCGGTGCAGACCATGGCGATCGTCACGATGAATACGCTGGAGATCGCCCGGGCTCGCGAGCTCCTGATCTCAGCACCCGGTATGGTAGCCCTCAATGCTGCCTTCCTCGCCCTTGGGTGGTATAGTGCCACGCGTCCGCCGCTTCAATCCAACCAGCCCGCCTGA
- a CDS encoding class I SAM-dependent methyltransferase has translation MKTRGPWQGMTNIIQFNARFYLMASVVLVAALVALFAASHMGVKLASLLAVLGAGYFIFVSLGVSHLIYDRSDLYRWNWLDRALKGAGRKQSVYCHSGLDEASEAIRERTSPDRWITLDHFDAVLMTEPSIHRARQLYPPTPETIPSTFDTWPVEAESTDVIFGLLAIHEFRSEDERGRWFREALRCLRPGGRIVIVEHLRNGANFLAFGPGFRHFHSAANWKRCWESAGLRAEDEFPITPWLRTFVLVRP, from the coding sequence ATGAAAACACGTGGACCATGGCAAGGGATGACGAACATCATCCAGTTCAATGCGCGCTTCTATCTCATGGCATCCGTGGTGTTGGTCGCGGCACTCGTCGCACTATTCGCCGCCAGCCACATGGGGGTGAAGCTTGCCAGCCTCCTCGCCGTCTTGGGCGCCGGCTATTTCATCTTCGTCTCCCTGGGGGTCTCCCACCTCATCTACGACCGCTCCGATCTCTACCGCTGGAACTGGTTGGACAGGGCTCTGAAAGGAGCCGGGCGCAAGCAGAGCGTCTACTGTCACTCGGGGCTGGATGAAGCTTCGGAAGCGATCCGTGAACGGACCTCGCCCGACCGCTGGATCACGCTCGATCACTTCGATGCCGTGCTGATGACGGAGCCTTCCATCCATCGGGCAAGACAGCTTTATCCGCCCACTCCGGAAACCATTCCCTCGACCTTCGACACATGGCCCGTGGAAGCGGAATCCACCGATGTGATCTTTGGCCTGCTCGCGATCCACGAGTTCCGCAGCGAGGACGAGCGCGGCCGCTGGTTCCGCGAAGCCTTGCGCTGCCTCCGGCCGGGAGGACGCATCGTCATCGTCGAGCACCTGCGAAATGGAGCCAACTTCCTCGCCTTCGGCCCCGGCTTCCGTCACTTCCACTCGGCGGCGAATTGGAAACGTTGCTGGGAAAGCGCGGGCCTGCGCGCGGAGGATGAATTTCCGATCACCCCCTGGCTCCGTACTTTCGTGCTCGTCCGCCCATGA
- a CDS encoding DUF2071 domain-containing protein: MKFLKRHPFPVVARFDRVVALSFAFPEEALRPMVPAGLEIDGYGGFGFITVALVWTRSLRPAGFPARLGQDFFLAGYRIFTRLDDSGRRLRGLKILKSETDKRRMVRLGNLMTGYNYQLVKVHTESNGTETRIRTESPDGAPLLDLCFDTESEDAQLPKGSPFPDWRTARRFAGPMPFTFSPLDDGSFVVIEGNRADWTPRPVALKHWNVSLFQEAPLKDYTPLAANAFTVRDIDYRWQKGRIIKPPASA, translated from the coding sequence ATGAAGTTTCTGAAGCGCCACCCCTTTCCTGTCGTGGCACGATTCGACAGGGTGGTGGCGCTTTCCTTCGCCTTCCCGGAGGAAGCCCTGCGGCCGATGGTCCCCGCAGGACTGGAGATCGATGGTTACGGAGGATTCGGCTTCATCACCGTCGCTCTGGTGTGGACCCGCAGCCTTCGCCCGGCAGGCTTTCCTGCACGGCTGGGTCAGGACTTCTTCCTCGCGGGCTATCGCATCTTCACCCGCCTCGATGACTCCGGACGCCGCCTTCGCGGACTGAAGATCCTCAAGAGCGAGACCGACAAGCGCCGCATGGTCCGACTGGGGAACCTGATGACCGGCTACAACTATCAACTCGTGAAGGTCCACACGGAAAGCAATGGCACCGAGACCCGCATCCGGACGGAGAGTCCCGATGGCGCGCCCTTGCTCGATCTATGCTTCGACACGGAAAGTGAAGACGCGCAGCTACCGAAAGGCTCGCCCTTTCCCGATTGGCGCACCGCCCGCCGCTTCGCCGGGCCCATGCCCTTCACCTTCAGCCCTCTGGACGATGGCAGCTTTGTCGTGATCGAGGGCAATCGTGCGGACTGGACACCTCGCCCTGTGGCCCTGAAGCATTGGAACGTCAGTCTCTTTCAGGAAGCCCCTCTCAAGGATTACACACCCCTCGCGGCGAATGCCTTCACGGTCCGGGACATCGACTACCGCTGGCAGAAAGGCCGGATCATCAAGCCCCCGGCTTCCGCATGA
- a CDS encoding 2'-5' RNA ligase family protein, producing the protein MDQQLLLFDLPPLPKGRPDVFAVVRPDAAMAEHLARFTEQHCWRHGLKATGRPAEILHITLRTFGCYAEMNSRELARIKQWCKTAALLSPSFDVGFDRVLPFSNGPLALVAGGGNAELHHLRWILMGAPERKPRFVPHLSLAYPSAGFLEEEIDPVSWSVNELLLIHSLVGKTEHRVLARWPLDAVA; encoded by the coding sequence ATGGATCAGCAGCTCCTCCTCTTCGATTTGCCTCCGCTGCCCAAGGGTCGTCCAGACGTCTTTGCCGTGGTGCGACCGGACGCCGCGATGGCGGAGCATCTGGCCCGCTTCACCGAGCAGCATTGCTGGAGGCACGGACTCAAGGCGACAGGGAGGCCTGCGGAAATCCTGCACATCACGTTGAGGACTTTTGGCTGCTATGCGGAGATGAACTCGCGCGAATTGGCCAGGATCAAGCAATGGTGCAAGACGGCCGCTCTCCTATCTCCATCCTTCGATGTAGGGTTTGATCGGGTGCTTCCCTTTTCCAATGGTCCTCTGGCGCTCGTGGCGGGAGGAGGGAATGCCGAGCTGCATCATCTGCGGTGGATTTTGATGGGAGCGCCAGAGCGGAAGCCGCGCTTCGTGCCGCATTTGTCACTGGCCTACCCGTCGGCCGGATTTCTGGAGGAGGAGATCGATCCTGTTAGTTGGAGCGTGAACGAGCTGCTGCTGATCCACAGCTTGGTGGGGAAGACGGAGCACCGGGTGCTGGCGCGCTGGCCGCTGGATGCCGTGGCTTGA